In the Diospyros lotus cultivar Yz01 chromosome 13, ASM1463336v1, whole genome shotgun sequence genome, TCCTAAGAGGCTCGCAAATGTTGGGTGTGGGCTTGGGAGCAAAAGGATGTGATGAATGGGTTGTTCTCTATCTTTAATTCCATGCCTCCATCAAGTGGTGttttatcaatttcaaacacccaATGAATTCATGTCACCAATTGTAGATTGAGATCACAACCCACCTTGCCTTTGTTGAGCATTATagcaaaaataagtaaataatgtaaaatcttttatttatttatttttctttgcttaGGTGGAAGATGTCCGTTATGATAATTTGATCGATCGTGTGTAAAGAGCATCCATAAAGACTCAAGCAAGAGCAAATGGAATGAAATAAAATCTTTaccaaaagaaatagagaaagattAAGAAAATTGGATTAACTAAAATCATGTATAGAAATGATTAAAAAACTAGAATTCATGTGATTGAAAGCAtgtattttttgtcaaatttatgaGTCAACTTGTACGACTTTATACAACATAAACCTCTAAATGAGTCAACTCGATggtaaaatcaaaattatattgaatTGGAGTTAAGTCACAAGTCAATTTGATAAACTTGATGGTAAACTCAATGAAATTTTATAATAgacttaatatttataaattttatattatttaatatttttaaaattgatatatgaagttattttgaaatagatatatatatatatatttcattcaaAATGAATAAGGTtgtaataataatgttattaagtaatattaatttttttaaaattatgtaattataaatatatatttatattaaaatatatttttaattgtatttaaaATCTTTCAATTCGATTTTATGAGCTCTCATTCAATTCTACTATAAAATCTCGAGTTTAACAACCTTAGTGCACACGCAAAGTATTCTGATTTGAGTGATGGCAcccaaagaaaattcaaatttctagTGACATATtctaaaacattcaattttaataattctatactaaaaaagtaaaattcatATGGAAATTAGTTAATATTGTGAAAATATAATACTGCacatcattttaaaaatattttttatatcaaaaaattatatgaaaaatctcATTTTGGTAGAATTTTGTGGGCTTATTTTGTTGTATCTCAAGTTTGGGCTACTCTTGAGATATGTGGGCCGGCGGCCCAAATGAACCAAACAAATGATTTTTTATAcaattaacaattaatttttttatagcaaaaaaaaacatttttcttcccataattattgaattaatgaaaaaaattaaaattacctttttcaacttcattttaatttttattattttattttgattaaaataaaagcATTGAAGTTGATTTTTCCTTAGgaaatcaagtttttcttacaaaaaaagaaacacaaaaagctaataaattaacaaaaatatttcttagtACTCTTCTACTAAGAGAGAGCAAAAGTTCTATTTATCTAAATTGACCGAACTTGTTagttcagtttgatttttttttaatcattttggtttgattaatttttttcaaaaattatattttcggttcgattttttggttGAAATAACTGAACTAATCAAATTGATCgaactttaaaatgatattatttttatatttataaaacaacgttattttctttaattttgtatattttctatcattttctttatttttttcgatttaATCAGTTTGGTTCATTTTTATAcaatttgagtttgatttttttttttattatcggTTACCTTGATTTTTTGGGTTAATTGATTGGTTCAGTTTAGTTTTGTTTCTTGATTCAGTTTAATCGATTAGTGAATTTTGGTTGATTCAGTAATCGAATTGATTGTGCAAACAAAAACTTATGGattattataattgagaattagttttatttttttatatatatacaaactttTGGAGACTTTCTCTAACATCCGTGCATAGTtgtatggtttttttttttcttgtttatttgtttGGTTAGCTTGTTTAGTTCTATTATATTTAAGTCTTTTGTTGTAATATTCAGGGTATGCCTCAACATAAAGTTATAGTCGCTTTtgtagtttttttatttaataaaattcttatttatagaaaaaaattgtgACGAAAATAAGTTCATCTAACTTGttaaacacaaaacaaaataaaaaaataatggcatgttctctttgctatttttagtcatttcttttgtttttagttttttaaaacactaaaaatatatttattttattatttttcaaaaatttaatttttaaaacaaaaagaatatataaagaaaattaaaaacaacaaaatgtgtCTTTAgttgttttcagccaaaacaagtacaaaatctcaaaacacaaaaaacgaCTCTTtacctatttttctctttctttcccatCGTTCTCATACCAAGCCATTGAGGGAAATTTCCCTAAAAAAAGAGGGAGCAAATTCCAATAACCCTAAACGGTCGAGATGCGAGACATTGGCCGTTGAGTCTATATTTGTGATGAcgtctcctttcttctttgttgATCTTTTGTGACTCAGATCTGTTGTCGCCGTTATTCGAGCTTTCGCTACCACTACTTCACCCTCTACTACTGATCTTTCGTGGTGTTGTTTAATGGTTGTCGACCTTCCGTGACTGTTACTCGTCACTATTAGTTTCCATCGAATGGGCTTTTGCCATGAATTTCTTCCATTGTGCCATCTTTTCCCTTTTCCATTAAATaaacttttgattttaatattcAACATAAAGTCTTTTATTCCACGCAACTTCGAGGGAAGTTATGGATtataatatgtgtatatatatgtatttatatgtctcatgattttttttttttatataagataataatcaaaaaacaaaacattgGCATATACGAAGATATTAAACGAATTAACATATTATTAATGAGATTATCACATACGTGTAATATCTTATTTCCTAATTGATTTGATTAGATTTATTGTAATTTGAGATTATGTGAGGGCCGTTATATTTATAAGCTTTTTGGGATAATATCGTTGGATATGATTAGTAAAAAATggacatataatatataatattcttgatttttcaaagtCTAGCAGTGTatgataatcaaatttattaaattaaatattattaaaaaaatattctcaaaatttcaaacaaaatattttttattttgagaaacagttattgaaaattacaaataaaactgttttcaattttttgaaaatagattataaagacaacaaattaaaaataaatttaaaacttaaaattaaaaattaagatgcAAAGAGAAAGGGCCCTTAGCATTTTgtcacaattaattaaattaattaaaatattattatttatatgatggtgcaatttagtaaattttcaatctcttattttgttatttttgataaaatacatatttaatcTCCTATAATTACATGCtttattcatttaaatattttaatgttttattattttaattaaacattaaattatgtaatttttgagtcaattataTTCAATTATACTTATGAATTATACTTAATTCGTTATTCTTGATAGATTTGTCGAgatatatgtaattaatttaaaattatataaataatgaatttgattaaaataataaaaaaattaatgcgctaaaatatttattttgccgttatttttcttccaaaaagaATCCAAATATGGCCGGACGGAAGGATCAAAGATTCATCAGAGCAGGCTGAGGCTGACGGTCCGAGAGTGCCTGGAGGTGGAGCTGATAAGGCAAGCGCTGTATAGATAATACGTTCAAATCCATCAATCAGCTGCGGCGGCGGACAAGTGGTTGGTGGCCGGCAATGCTCAGCCTTGCAGGATTTCCACCGCCCTGCAACGCCATTCCTCAGTTTCTTCCTTCTCCGACCAAGACCCAGCTCTTTTTTCACTCGCACAGACCGACCCATCACTCCTTTTACCCTTTTCTCGGACGATTCCGTACTGGGTTTTATGTTTCTTCCCTAAAGAGTCGCGGAAATGGAGGCCATACCCTCCTGGAAATGGGCGGTTTTGACGACGACGACGGGGAGGACGAAGACGGCGACGGGGAGGACGACGAGGAGGACTTGCCTTTGAGGAGTATGAAGGACTGGCTTGAGAACAAGCCTCGTGGGTTTGGCGAGGGGAAGGTGTATGACACTTCAATTGAAGACAAGTTGCTCGACGAAATGCTGCAGAGTAGGGAAGCTCAGGCTGCCAATATCAATGAGCTCAAAAACAGCCCTCAAGAAGCCAATTCCAGCAAAGAAGTTGACCTCAAGCAGAGAGGTCCTTTATATTGTTCTTATCTTATGTCACCCGATTGCTCCTACCCTATTCTAGTAGTTTGTTTAATACTTTTCCACTGTCATATGCTGCATTGTTAGGGTCTCGTTTCCCCACTTTTCGTTAATACCTAAGAACGGCTCTGCTGACAcgtaaaaatagataaaattagaTATGAAATTACTCGTAATAATGTTGGAGCCATTCCTATTAAAAAAAAGATGTGTGAGACATAACTAAGATAGTTTTATCTTGTGAGAAGGAGATGAACAGAAGCTCATGAGCTGTAAGATCTGGATGGATTAGAAAAAgtatttcatgaaaaaatgaTAGAGGAAGGCccagaaaaacttggtggggaCACTTAAGTATGATGTTAGTTATTAGGGTTTTGTAGAAGAGAAGGTCATAGATAGAAATAATTGGAGAGCTAGAATTCTTGTAGCCAACCTCACATAGTGGGTTAAAGCCTagtatgttgttgttgttaagaACTGATGCAATCTGGATATTTTGCTTAATTTTGATTGAAAGCGTGGGGAATTTTTCATCTGCCAAACATCTTCCATAAACCAGTAAGCCTTCACAAAGTTGAAATAGTGCTCAAAAAACACTTGCTAGACTTTTTAAATTGACCTGAAGCTTCAAAATCACGGAGCAATTCTTAGTGATTTGCCCTTATGTGTAAAGGGGCTTATTCCCCAGGAGCTCCAGCTAAATGCCCATATAGAGAAGAATTTACTTGTGTGCAAAAAGGGATGAGGGAACCATCCTATACGGACTAGATCACTCGTTATGGATATTATATGTCTAATTTTTACTGGAACTACTTCATATGCTAAATATGCCCTGTTGTAATTACACATGCTTAACATTAGTGGTTATAGTTTGATTCCTTTTCAAATCTCTAATATTTACTGTTGAAAACAAGTCCTAGATTTAATAGGAGTTGATACTTGATAGTGTCTTAGTTTGTACCAATTCGGGGATAGCATTCTTATGGTTTCATTATTTACTCTGCACGTAAATTGAATCTCATTTGGCGCATAAAACTGGACTTATTGCAGCCCCTGAAGTTGTTCCTAGTGCCATTTGTGTACGAGTAGTCAATCTTCCTAAGAAAAAGAACATCGACAGGGATCTGCAGCGGTCTTTTAAAGGAGTTCCTGGGATTGAGAGTATAATTCCAGCTGTTTCTGGAAATAAAAAGACAAGGGATCCTATATGCAGGGGCTTTGCCTTCATTGGCTTCAAGTCTGAGAAGGATGCAAAAAGGTAGTATTTGCCTATTTGGATCGTGAAATGCAATAAATCAAGTGATTAATCTCATGTCCATGTACCGGCTAACCGTTGTACCATGCATGCACGTACCCACATGGGAAAGTATTTTGAGCCTCCAAGGCATCACGTCTGATGTGTTCGTGATTAAGGTAAACTTGTAAATAATGATGTGAActttgttaaatatatttacaagTTTACCCTTATCATGTACATGTGGCAACATGTGGTTAGCTTGAGGCATTGCTGATGTGGTGCCTTGGAGGCACAAAATACTTTTTCATTCCCACGCACATTGAGATTATTTGGCAGATTTTTTTAAGTGTTGCATGCTCATGAGGAGATATTGCTTCTCATCAGAAGGAGAAACAAAGAGGCCTAAGGTTGCTTTATGTGCTTAATCTAAGTCTCTGGTATCTCTGTAATTGGCAGGTTTGTAGAGATGTTCTCAGGCCAAAGCATAAGTTTTGGTAAGATTGAGAAGCAGATACGATGTGAGATTATGAATGCAAAATCTCCCACCTCTGCAGATGAACACTCAGCAAACCAAAGCTACAATGCTTCCCAACTAGAAATAGCCAGCTTGGAAGAAGTCCCAGATGTTGATTTTGACATTGATAACGGTTCCTCAGATTCTTGGGAGATAGTTTCCTCTGATGAATCCGAGGGTCGAGATGATGAAAATGTACCGCCCCAAGGGGAAGAAGATAGTGAAAATTTGAAACCTTACAGTTTATCCGAGCAGAGTTTAGGTGACAGTTTGGGAACTAGAACTGAATCGTTTTTAGAACCGTCTTCAAAGAAGCACGAACATGTCCaggcaaaaaagaaaagaccAGAATCCAAAAGAAAGAGGACAAAAGCTTTGAAACTGAAAGTTCCAGGATCTGCAAACAGGTAGACTAAATATGAAATTCGTGCTTTCTTGTGCTTcttcatttctattttattttttcctccgCTGGATTTTTCATTTCTGGTTTTCATTCTTATATGGCCAATGATACAGGTTAAAAATCAAGGAGAAAGCTGTTCTAAGTGGTGTCCTCTCCAAATATTCAGAACAAGCTGCTTTAGCTTCAAAGGAACAGCCTTGAGATTCAGTTCTTGCCTCTTGGTATACTTAAATATGCAGGCCTAGTCCTTTTTCAAAGTACCAAATGGTCCAATAGGTGAGCCATTTGCCACCAGTGGAAATTAGGTAACAGATTGATTCTGTTTGGTTGTGATTGGTCTGCTATTCCAGGCCATGGGGCTCATCTGATCTCCCTGGGTTGTCTTTGTTCCCCCAAACCCCAGAACTAAAGGTATCAGAGCAGGGAACCCAATCCTGACTGTCTTGAGAAGGTGAAGCCATTGTTTGTATTCTTGTTAATGACTTCATCCAAACAAAGGACTATACCAGTTGTGTTTCATGGGAGACCAAGTGCTTGTTTGTGTTTGGTTATAGtttttgtattttccttttggtttttcctgtttttattttcattttttaattgaaagatgcccttttatattttatattttaattaatttttgcctAGATAAAagttaattcttttataattaaaaaatttacaaattaaaattgtaaaattaatcTCTTTATAAAGCACTAAACTAAACTATTCTTGTGTAGTGTTATATTTTATCTTGCTATATTGTAAATTGAGCATGacaattgaatttattaattttaaaaataaataatagatgtTTGACTAACatcttatattaatgttgtaaatatataaaacGATTAAAAATACACTGACGCATTGaataattattgtgaaaattttcattattattgaGAGAGTAAATgattataaaagtaaatatttttaatgaacgTTGATTACATTGGACTCATCTTAGATTGAACTAAATCGGAACTagaatttacaaaaattttagattgaaaattagACAGATTAAGACTTGATCCGACTGATTTggtttatacaattttttttcttttttaatacaaaattaaaagtataatatgtattatatatatgcaatatattatatattatgcagtatttttagtttaattataattaatgtataataaatataatgaaaaattaattatgattaattttaagattaaggAATTGAATTGAGGTCTCTTGCTCACATTTTAAATCaggaaaaatgctattggtacattaTGTCTTacataatatagttaaaatatttaaaatactctGCAATAAAATGATGTAAGATGATAAGAtacatgactaaaatacccctcatcCAAAACAGTGAAAcgtgataaaaaatatttttattatttataatgcATTATTGTCCGAGGAGTACTAATAGCGTGGTTCTTCGAACCAGATTGGTTGTTCCGAACCAAAGGCCATAGATCTTCCAATTGGGGAAATTTGAGAATTGAGGGAAAAATTTTGAACgacaaaaaccctaaaccccgagactctctctctccaagTAAAGCAGCGAAGATGGTAATGCTGACTTATTAGCCAGCGTTCTGAGATTCATCTACTAATAAACTGGTATGCAACATATTCCTTCTCCCTAGGATTCTTATTCCCGTTtcagttttcttcttctttctcgccAACCAAACGGAGCCAGAAATATATACCCAAACCTATCCGAACCACTTGCCGCTGAAAGGgtaccggggggggggggggggggggggggggggggggggggggggggggggggggaatgccATAGAATTAAGCGTTGAGTCTTGCAGTTTTGGGGTTTAGGACTCGAAAATTGGTATATTAGGGTGGAAAGAATCCACTCACTGAAGTTGGGGAACTGAATGAAGCCAAATGCATTTACTTTTGGTTTGGATCTTGAATGGGTTAAGGCCAAATGCATTCACTTTTGGTGGTTGGTTAGAAATGAAGTGAAGTCGATTTAagcataaattttttcttttttatcaatCACCGAAGCAAAAGATTAGCATTAAATAACTACCGAATGAAAATCTTTTGCCCTCAAAAAGAAATATTGTAGTCAACGTATCAGAATAGTATTCATTCCCCATATTGACCTGCCAGAAATCTGAAGAATTTGGAAGGGCCCCTACCCTATCATGAACTCCTTGTTTCGTGCATGTACTGCGACTATTCTATCAAGAACAGGTGATTTTGTTGCAAGGAATTCATTTTGGGGATTCTCTGTTCCCTCCTGGAAAGTAAGATCCGAGCATCCCAGTATTAGAACTGTTAATTTGGGACTTCGGTTGACAATATTTCGTGTTCAATGCTACTCACCTCATATGGGAGGTCGAGGTAAGTCTCGTTCACGTAAATTGGATTCTAAACCGTTTATGGATGAAGAGAAGAATGCTTTCTTTGTTGTGCGGAAGGGGGACATTGTTGGCATTTACAAGAACCTTAGCGACTGTCAAATTCAAGTTGGATCTTCGGTATTCCTTTTGACCCTGCATTCTAGTGTCatctttccccccccccccccccccccccccccccccccccccccacttcGTTAGGTCAATCTACGAACCAATGTCCTTTATTATGTTGTTGACTTGATTATCTTATTTTTGGATTTGAAGTTAATATCTTACAATGTATGAGAGCTTAGATTGCATAGGCATTTTTAGGATTATATGGTCCTTAAAGTATTAAGCAGAAGTTTCTAAGCATGATTTAGGTTGTTGAAATTTCATTGGTTAAACTGGTTGGATTAAAAATGTTTCTTGACAACTCATTGAtgttatagcaatttttctcgCATTGCAATCCAAGCGTCAGGGAGGGGAGACTTGGTAGCAATGGCAAGTTTTCTCCTTTGTGGCTGGAAGGTTATGGGTTCAAATTCTAGAAGCAGCCTCTTTGCGAAAAAAGCATGGGAAAGGCTGCATACAAATACAGCCCTCCCCCATCTCTTGTAGGGCGGGGAGCTTCAGCATTGGGGATGCAGTACAAACTTCAGAATTTGTTGTAATTGTTATGATGATTAAGAACTTTGACTGTGCTTGTTTGatgctttcttttttcatatttgGCCCGAAGGTCTAGCAACTAGTGGGTTTCACAGCAAGCATAGACTTATTATATGTCTTACAAGCATGAACCTAATAGTATCTTAGCCCTTGATAGGGCAGAATGGAGAAAGAGAATGCATGTAACCAACCTCAAGCACTTTAGAAAAGGCTTAGCTGAGTTAAATTGAGAATTATTATGTCAGTCAAGGTGTTAATGGCATGCATCTTTGGCTTGTTTGTTTAGATAGATATGCATTCTTTGGTTTATTTTAAATGTCTTCCTTCACTACAGGtgctttttgattttttttaagaaagaacaaaattcaGTTTATTTGATCTGATCAGATAtattcttattcttttatttttgcagCCAACCAAGAtttcttttatcaataaaaagagaaaagccCCCAAGTTTTGTGTCAACATTTTATTGTTTGGTATTACAAATTAGTAGTGCTAAAATACTTGGTACTGAGCTTTCTAGttacaaaattttgaagatTCCCATCAAGAGTCAATTGTGGGGCATTACTTGGTACTTGGATCTGTTTCCTGACCTGTTATTTTGATTCTGTTATTTCACCAATTGCACCCATGTATTTTGTGGTTTGGTCATACCTGTCAATTGGCAGATGCCAGTGTGCTAATGACTGGTGGCAGTTTTGGCCAAATCTTGTTCGCTTTTTTCCAAATTGATTCTTTTAGTCTTATTTAGAATGTGTAGGAAAGCAGATGTACTGTTCATCACTTGTCTACATGCAAGTTTCTACTGCTAAACCTGCATATGCTCTCCATGCCCCTTTTTCTTGTGATAGATAAGCGATCCTCCTGTCAGT is a window encoding:
- the LOC127788481 gene encoding uncharacterized protein LOC127788481; this encodes MLSLAGFPPPCNAIPQFLPSPTKTQLFFHSHRPTHHSFYPFLGRFRTGFYVSSLKSRGNGGHTLLEMGGFDDDDGEDEDGDGEDDEEDLPLRSMKDWLENKPRGFGEGKVYDTSIEDKLLDEMLQSREAQAANINELKNSPQEANSSKEVDLKQRAPEVVPSAICVRVVNLPKKKNIDRDLQRSFKGVPGIESIIPAVSGNKKTRDPICRGFAFIGFKSEKDAKRFVEMFSGQSISFGKIEKQIRCEIMNAKSPTSADEHSANQSYNASQLEIASLEEVPDVDFDIDNGSSDSWEIVSSDESEGRDDENVPPQGEEDSENLKPYSLSEQSLGDSLGTRTESFLEPSSKKHEHVQAKKKRPESKRKRTKALKLKVPGSANRLKIKEKAVLSGVLSKYSEQAALASKEQP